From the genome of Gymnogyps californianus isolate 813 chromosome 4, ASM1813914v2, whole genome shotgun sequence:
AAGGGGCTGTCCTGTAATACTCGGCAGTCAGATGTGATGGGGATTAAGCCGTAATTTTGGCTGTTGATGGGCTATTCTTGTGCGTCTTGCTGGAAAAATGCCAGGTAGGTCAATGgagcagatgtatttttaaaatctagttCAAGTAGATCCCTTAAGTAGTACTGTGTGTCAGAAGTCGCTCGCATCCAGCAGGCAAATTCTCGTTTGTGGTGGGTGAAAGCTGAAGGCATACCTAAAAGTCTCGAGGTTTCTTTGTGGTACAATCCATAATTTGTATACAAAATGGATAAACACACGAGTGACAAATGGCCGATCTCTCTGTAGAGCGGTTTGAAGCTGTTTTTGCGAGGTAACTACTGCTTGTTCTTGCGATAGagtacttcttttaaaatgaagtcagTTGGAAATACTTACAAGAAGTCTACAGTTTCACAAATGCCTTGGATTGTTTCAGGCCTTAGGAGGAACTTCAGATGGGCTGAGGTTTGAGGTTTTAAcagagaccttttttttttttttttttcctctttttttcttttcttctctttttctggcagGGTTATAATTGGTGCCACGACAGAAATGTGGTTACCATATTCAGTGCACCCAATTACTGCTATCGTTGTGGGAACCAGGCTGCTATCATGGAACTAGatgacactttaaaatattccttgtAAGTAACCTGGCTCGGGCTGTTCTCTCCTCCTAACCGTTCTGTATTGTGAGGAATGTCTTGATCCTTTCCAAAGGGGTTCTTTCATGAAAATCCAGCTCAAACCACTCTGGAATTAACGCTGTGTGCTCCACCTGCAAGAATATCTAAAAAGAAGTAGTGAGTTAAGCTCTTAAAAGTTCTCTTGGGTACTGCGTTATCTCCTCTTCCTGGCTCTCTGGAGAGTTGgagcttctgcattttcttaagCCCTCTATTGCCCAGGCTTGATGGAGAGAGTAAAGACTGAttgatttatgtatttattttcatttttggtagCGCTAGGCTTGGTAAAGATGGGTGAGAGAGCCTGAATTTTGCATTCAGCTGAGCTCACGTGAAAGTAGCGATGGGCCGCTGAAGTGCTGACGGCTGGGTGGTGTTCGCTCCGTAAGCAGTATTTCGACCAGCTGAGGAGTTTCAACTCCCACAGATGCTTGTTTCAGGACCGGGAACGTTTTATGTGGAAGCAGCTGGGATGAGTAAAGCAAGGAGAGCAAGTCTAGTATTTATTGTGGCATTGGAAAGTACCTTGTGGGGGAGGGAAAAtgatccctttttctttcctgcagcctCCAGTTTGACCCAGCACCTCGTCGTGGAGAGCCTCATGTTACCCGTCGTACCCCAGATTACTTCCTATAAACCTCTCCTAACCTTTGTAGAAGGAAGTACACCTGGCATTTTAAAGAGCAACAATATTTACACGTTTCTGTAAGAAATCAGGGTTCGTCTCAACTTAAAATCCCCATCATGGACCAAAATGTGCCATACAGAGGACGAAGAGCGTTTAGCACAACTTGAGACTGAATTCCTTATAACACTATGTATATCCTATACCCATCAGTCCAACAGTCAGTTTGCCTGCTGTATTTGTagtcattgtttttcttctggactgttcagagaggaaaaggtaaCTCTAATAACACTTCCATCTCCTTTGACGCTTCTTTGTAAATTTTTAGTTCTAGTGTTTAACTGGCATGAATTAGAGTTTATTTTCGAGGGAGATGCACACTAACTTCTTCCCCTACcactcttttattttattgaaagacAGATCTGCTTAACTGGAGAAAGGAAGCAATTCCTGCTTGGGAGTACGTTGTCATAACACGGATAAAAACGTTCCCTTTTTAGCTCGATTCCCGTTCTGTGTTGATCctgcccttccccccccccttttttttcctttttttttttttttccggttttgtttttcttttcttttgttattcttccctctcccctctgtaTATTTGTCCTGGAAATGCTTGCAATCCTCCTCGCTGTACCTGAACCAATAAAATTACCATTGTCAGCCCCCTTAACCCGTGGTGCTGTGCTCGGTTGGGGCGGGGAtacggcggggggggggggggggggaaggacgGAGGACGGCTCCGGGGCGGAGCGAAGCGGCGGGGCCTTACCGAGCCGGGAGCTATGGCGGCGGCCGTTTACGAGTTGCTGGTACTGGGCGGCGGATCGGGGGGACTGGCTGGAGCCCGCCGAGCAGCCGAGCTGGGGGCCCGCGTCGCCTTGGTGGAACCCAGCCGCTTCGGCGGCACCTGCGTGAGTCCCACGGCAGCACCCACGGGTGGGGAGATAACGTTCCCCCGGGGCGGGAAGGGGGACGACACGAATCATACGGGTCCCGGTTTCccccctgcctgctggggctggtccCGGTCCTGAGGCAACCGGAGAAGCGATGCGGGAAGCCGGAGAGCAGGAGTCGCAGTCTCCCGGCTGTGGAGAATTACCCAAGGAGCTGCCGTGTCCCGCTTCCACGCAGCTCGGCATAGATGGGTTCGattccccctcttcccctggGTTCTTTCTGGCTGTTTTCGGGCTGATAAAGGGATGCCGACGGGTCCCGGGTCTGTGCGGCACGACTGCTCGCTCGGTTACGGTCGaaaggcagcaaagcagaaCTAGGAGGCAGGGCGAGCCGgtaacaagcagaaaaaagaaacttgttcCTCAGACAAGGCAGGGACGGGCTCTGGTTTTATGCTTCAAGTGCGTTCCCCTCAAAGAGTTGCTGTACTAGGACCAGAAGCGCAGGGAAGGGATGGCAAACACCCTTCTCGAGTAAATCTCTCTTAAATTatcaatggggaaaaaaaaaaaaattgaagaccATGCACCTTCCGTATTCTCCTTCAAGGAAGTGAATGAAAACAGGCAAACCACAAGACCTTGAGGCACCGAAGGCAGTTACAGCCCTCTTTTGCCCGAAACCCATAATCCTGCCTTTATTtccctgggcagggagctgggattCGGTACCGGCCTGACGTGGGATGCTCTCCAGAGCGTCGCCTTCGAACAACTAAACCTTAAGGCTGAGACTTGCTCTTATTCTCCCCCTAGGTCAATGTCGGGTGCGTGCCAAAGAAGGTAAGGGCTGTTTTGCCGCCGGCTCCGGCGGTGCCTCGGCCGTGGGTTGGGTCTGGTGTGGGTGCCAGCCAAATTGCAGAGAGGTGCTGGCACGGGGCgtggggaggaagaaacaggGAGGAAGCGGGGGCTCGGAGCGTGTTGAGCCATCGAGATGCCACGAAGGGCTCAGACCCGTGTCCCGTGGGCCGCTCCAGGCAGGGGTGAGGCATCGGGAAGCGTGGCAAGGGTTTTCCCAAAATCAAACCCTTCTTCCCAAGCCGACGTGAGGTTTGTGTGGGCAGGTGATGTGGAACGCGGCAATCCACGCGGAGTTCATCCACGATCACGCCGACTATGGCTTCGAAATGTCCGGCGTCAAGTTCAACTGGAGGTAAGAATGGAAAGAGCCGGTTGGAAACGAGCGTCTCCCGGTGCGTGTCCCGTGGGGAGCAGCCGCAGGTCAGCGCCGCGGCCCCGTGGCTCCTTGTCCACCCCGTCGGGGTCCCTGCCCGCTTTGAGGCTTCCCGTGGATGGATGCTGAGCTGGTTACGTGGCCGGGATTCCCCCTGTATTTCGGAAAGGAAGGGCGGCAAACCGGCCGTGGGAAGAGACTCCggaaaaaaacagatgcagGGAAGGCAGGCACCGAAACCTCGCGTCGGTGGGGaaggctcctgcctgctgggtAACTCGGGGCCATTCTATTTCGTGGCGTGGTTGCCACAAACCGAAGGGATTGAATTGTTTTTCGCTGAGCTCTGTAGGTTCATTCGCTCGCGGTGACAGTAAGCCCCCGCTCTGTTCCAGAACAATTAAAGAGAAGCGTGATGCTTACGTGAGGCGCCTGAATGAGATCTATGAGAATAACATAAAGAAGGTGAGGACGTGTTTATCCTGCGAGCCGAGGGGGAAGCGGGCTCTGCTGGATTTTTGGCCCCTTTTCCAGCCTTAACGGGTGCCCTCTTCTCTTAACTGTGGAAGCCCTGGCTCCGTTAGCTGGCTCTCgcacctcctcctgctgttaATCACATAACTTGTTACTACCCTAAGGCTCACATCGACGTCATTCGGGGCTACGGCAAGTTCACCGCCGATCCGAGCCTACCATCGAAGTGGACGGGAAAAATACACGGCTCCTCACATCCTTATAGCCACGGGTGGGCACCCGGCCGTCCCTCCCGACAGCAAAATTCCCGGTGAGCCTGACGAAATACCCCGGGCTGCCTGGAGAGAGGTCTGCCAAAGCAAAGCGGGTTTTTGGGGAGGTGGAGGCGGGAAGGGAGGGCTGGTGAGGGGGTGCGAAAGGGGCTCTGCTTTGCAGGTGCCAGCCTGGGGATAACCAGCGACGGCTTCTTCGACCTGGAGGAGCTGCCCAGGTAAAGAGGggctcacccccccccccccacctccccagccaCCGCCGCCGGCTCGGCACGCCTGCAGACGGCATCGTCGCTTTCTCCGCAGGCGCAGCGTTATTGTCGGTGCTGGCTACATCGCGGTGGAAATCGCGGGGATCCTTTTCCACGCTGGGCTCCAAGTCATCCCTGCTGATCCGCCACGACAAGGTAGTGCCACCGGCTGTCCCCCTGCCGCGCTTCCCACCCGGCAGCTGCATCCCAGTCTGACGGGGTTTTCTGGGTCGTCAGCACCCGTGAGCTGGTAAAGGAGGGTCCGAGTCGGCGCAGGCTCCGGAGGTGGAAGTGGTGATGCAGAGGAAATGGTGGCGTTGGGCTGTTGGGTGTacggaggggctggggggggggggagcagatGGGGCGAGAAGAAGAGCGTAGGTGTGCTGCCAGGAAGATCTCGGCAGCACCGACCCGCACGCCCAGCATTTCTGCAGTCGTGCGTGCCGCCGCACCCATTTTCCTTGAGCTCTATTTCACGTCGcgacttgaaaaaaaaagaaaagaaaacaaaaaaaattaaaggaaaaacaaacagaggaaAGCTTTGTCATTAACCAGAAGTGCCCAAACCTCTCTGGGCCTGGAGGGGGCACGGGCGCAGGGAAATGCCGGCGGAGGGGGCTGCCAGGCGGTGCCTTCGCCTGCGGACCCTCATCTGACGGGGCTGGTGGGTCCCTGCCCAGGTCCTGAGGACCTTCGACTCCATGATCAGCTCAAACTGCACCCAGGAGCTGGAGAACACTGGGGTGGAGGTCTGGAAGCACACGCAGGTACGGGCGTGCAGAGCAGCCCCGCGGCTTGTCCCGTCCCTCCTGGAGAGGCAGGGACGAGGGAAAGCCGGCGTTTCGGGGGCAGCTTGCTGAGCCACGGCTTTGGCGGCATCCCTGGTCCTGCGGTGCGGCCGCCGTCGCCTGTTGCAAGGCCAAAGCCATCGGCACCTTCTCCCCCCGCGGCTCCTGTTGTTCCCTGTAGGTCAAGACGGTCACCAAGTCCCCTCACGGGCTGCTGGATGTGACGGTGACCTCCTCGGTGCCCGGCCGCAAGCCGACGGAGAGAGTGATCCAGGACGTGGACTGCCTGCTGTGGGCCGTGGGGCGGGAGCCCAACACCGAGGAGCTGTGCCTGGACCAAGTGGTGAGATGGCAGCACGTCCCTTCCGCGCTGGTGCGAGGATGCCCACGGTTCTCTGGGGTCCCACAGGTCTCCGGTGGTCCCACGCATCTCCGGGGGTCCATGGTTCTCCAGAGCCTGCCACAGGATGTGTTTCCCACCATGCCATGCCCCCGGCTGGGAACGTGGCGGCACCGACACGGGTCCCCCGTGGGCATCACTTGTCCCGTCCATCCCCGGGGCACGTGCCGAGGCGGCTGCCATTTCCCATGGCAGGGCGTGCAGGTGGACGCCAAGGGCCATGTAGTGGTGGACGAGTACCAGAACACCACCAGGAGAGGGGTCTATGCCATCGGGGACGTCTGCGGGAGAGCCCCTTCTCACCCCAGGTACTGCGGCcgtgcccccctcccctccacaGCCCCTCGGTGCCACGCCGTAGCTCaggctccccatccctccccgcAGTGGCCATCGCGGCCAGCAGAAAGCTGGCCCACAGGCTCTTCGAGGGCAAGCAGGAATCCCGGCTGGACTACCATGACATCCCCACCGTCGTCTTCAGCCACCCGCCCATCGGCACCGTGGGCCTCACCGAAGGTGGGGATGGAcagggtgcggggggggggggggcaaagaAGCCGGGGACATTGTGGCTCAGAGCTGCTGGTTTGATGCTCGAGGAAACGATCTGATCTCCGGCAAGGGGTCCAAGCCTTGCAAAACGTGCTTTGACTCCCTCTTTGTAAATGCCTCGTGTATACGGTGCATCCCCTTGATATGCGTGCCATGTCTTCTGCTGCAGACGAAGCCGTGGCCGCGCACGGGAGGGAGAACGTGAAGATCTACAGCACGTCCTTCACCCCCTTGTACCACGCCGTCACCCAGAGGAAGGTTAAGTGCGTCATGAAGCTGGTGTGCGCTggcaaggaggagaaggtgcGTGGAGGGACCAGGGGGACAGCCGGGCGCTGCAGGGGGGTGGCGGGACCACGGCTGGCCGTCCTCTTGTCCCCGTGTGGTCGGCTCTGACCTGCTCAGACCGGGTCTCAGGCTGGGATCCAGCTCCCCCGGCACCAAGCCCAGTGTTCAGCCTGGATGTCGCCGGTGCTGGGTCCCATCCAGCCTCTCGCTTCTTCCCCGAAGGTGGTGGGATTGCACATGCAAGGGCTGGGCTGCGACGAAATGCTGCAGGGCTTTGCCGTGGCCATCAAAATGGGGGCCACCAAGGCCGACCTGGACAACACCGTCGCCATTCACCCCACTTCTGCCGAAGAGCTGGTGACGCTGCGCTGAGACGGTGggcgcaggcagccccagggatAGCAGCGGCAGCTGGGGGAAATGTTTTATATGTCTTAAAAAATGCCTTAACGTCAGGGCGGTTGCCTGGCGAGCGTGTCTGTACAATCGGTGTGGATTGCTTTGgagtggaaaataaatacagtgatGCTGGCAAGTCTCTGCCTTTCGCTTTATGGTGTCtct
Proteins encoded in this window:
- the GSR gene encoding LOW QUALITY PROTEIN: glutathione reductase, mitochondrial (The sequence of the model RefSeq protein was modified relative to this genomic sequence to represent the inferred CDS: inserted 2 bases in 2 codons; deleted 2 bases in 2 codons), which codes for MAAAVYELLVLGGGSGGLAGARRAAELGARVALVEPSRFGGTCVNVGCVPKKVMWNAAIHAEFIHDHADYGFEMSGVKFNWRTIKEKRDAYVRRLNEIYENNIKKAHIDVIRGYGKFTADPXPTIEVDGXKYTAPHILIATGGHPAVPPDSKIPGASLGITSDGFFDLEELPRRSVIVGAGYIAVEIAGILSTLGSKSSLLIRHDKVLRTFDSMISSNCTQELENTGVEVWKHTQVKTVTKSPHGLLDVTVTSSVPGRKPTERVIQDVDCLLWAVGREPNTEELCLDQVGVQVDAKGHVVVDEYQNTTRRGVYAIGDVCGRALLTPVAIAASRKLAHRLFEGKQESRLDYHDIPTVVFSHPPIGTVGLTEDEAVAAHGRENVKIYSTSFTPLYHAVTQRKVKCVMKLVCAGKEEKVVGLHMQGLGCDEMLQGFAVAIKMGATKADLDNTVAIHPTSAEELVTLR